The proteins below come from a single Leifsonia sp. 1010 genomic window:
- a CDS encoding MarR family transcriptional regulator, with amino-acid sequence MAQDEAALAEVMEHSAAVLTAAGFPKMPARVLMALTVTETPGLTAAELAERLEVSPAAISGAVRYLQTLGIIRRLSQTGSRRDRYEIPSDWYALMVRNSPIYGVLADQAEAGLAAVGDPDSPATERLRDMAGFYRFVQGRLPQMIAEWEQVRSARQQ; translated from the coding sequence ATGGCCCAGGACGAGGCGGCGCTCGCTGAGGTGATGGAGCACTCCGCTGCCGTGCTGACGGCCGCCGGGTTCCCGAAGATGCCGGCGCGCGTGCTGATGGCGCTCACCGTGACGGAGACGCCGGGGCTGACAGCCGCCGAGCTCGCCGAGCGTCTCGAGGTGAGCCCGGCGGCCATCTCGGGAGCCGTCCGCTACCTGCAGACGCTGGGCATCATCCGTCGTCTGTCGCAGACCGGCAGCCGGCGCGATCGGTACGAGATCCCGAGCGACTGGTACGCCCTCATGGTGCGCAACAGCCCCATCTACGGAGTGCTCGCGGACCAGGCGGAGGCGGGGCTCGCCGCGGTCGGAGACCCGGATTCGCCGGCGACCGAGCGGCTGCGCGACATGGCGGGGTTCTACCGCTTCGTGCAGGGCCGGCTCCCGCAGATGATCGCCGAGTGGGAGCAGGTCCGCAGCGCCCGCCAGCAGTGA
- a CDS encoding serine hydrolase yields MTIQAQESARRARQAATRRGRHRAPGSTETFSRGFDALGRLAVSGVQVSARATDLSTGAVLFSVDDHVVMPTASIGKVLLLVEVAARLQSGQLSPLAHLDRDTRDIAGESGIWQHLHVPSLPVADLAALVGATSDNLATNVLLRRVGLEAVSARTESLGLTRTALLDLVRDHRGPDDAPQLSVGSANELTWLFSALARGEIVNPATSQRVISWLSLNSDFSLVSSAFGLDPHSHRHPEHGILLVNKTGTDEGVRSEVGVLRGPRAGVTYAVSTYFDDTSLPERLAVIEGMRAVGLDLLEYVF; encoded by the coding sequence GTGACGATCCAGGCGCAAGAGTCCGCACGGCGGGCCCGGCAGGCGGCCACCCGCCGCGGCCGCCACCGCGCGCCGGGATCGACCGAGACCTTCAGCCGCGGATTCGATGCTCTCGGCCGGCTCGCCGTGTCAGGCGTGCAGGTCTCGGCGCGGGCGACGGACCTCTCCACAGGCGCCGTGCTGTTCTCGGTCGACGATCACGTCGTCATGCCGACCGCGAGTATCGGCAAGGTGCTGCTGCTGGTGGAGGTGGCGGCGCGTTTGCAGTCGGGTCAGCTCAGTCCGCTGGCGCACCTCGACCGCGACACCCGCGACATCGCCGGCGAGTCCGGCATCTGGCAGCACCTTCACGTCCCCTCCCTCCCGGTCGCCGACCTGGCCGCGCTCGTCGGCGCGACCAGCGACAACCTCGCGACGAACGTGCTCCTGCGCCGGGTGGGCCTCGAGGCCGTCAGCGCCCGCACAGAGTCGCTCGGGCTGACCCGCACGGCACTGCTCGACCTGGTGCGCGACCACCGCGGCCCGGACGACGCCCCGCAGCTCTCCGTCGGCAGTGCGAACGAGCTCACCTGGCTGTTCTCGGCGCTGGCCCGCGGCGAGATCGTCAACCCGGCCACCAGCCAGCGCGTCATCTCGTGGCTGTCGCTGAACAGCGACTTCTCGCTCGTCTCCAGTGCGTTCGGCCTCGACCCGCACTCGCACCGCCACCCGGAACACGGCATCCTGCTGGTCAACAAGACGGGGACGGATGAGGGCGTGCGCAGCGAGGTCGGCGTGCTCCGCGGCCCGCGCGCAGGCGTCACCTACGCCGTCTCGACCTACTTCGACGACACCAGCCTGCCCGAGCGGCTCGCGGTCATCGAGGGGATGCGTGCCGTCGGCCTCGACCTGCTGGAGTACGTGTTCTGA
- a CDS encoding M13-type metalloendopeptidase — protein sequence MTLDSGIRTDELDPAVRPQDDLFRHVNGKWLEATEIPADKARWGSFMILAEESETAVHEIVEKAQTAAEGTEERKFGDLYTSFMDEERIDALGVEAIRDELTFAEGVDSIPSLLQTVAKLERRGLGGFYQLFVDNDPGDPERYLVFLEQAGISLPDESYFREERFAPVREAFVAHIQKMFELAGYDDAPERAQRVFDLETEIAGKHWDNVASRDSEKTYNLYDWADAKTVFTGGAAEGQSADLDVWAEALDAPQGALAEVVLRQPSFTAGLAELLTDDRLESWRDWLTWQVIHGAAPYLSGDFVEANFDFYGRTLTGTPQMRVRWKRGVSLVEGAMGEAVGRIYVENHFPPAAKQQMDELVANLIEAYRQSIRTLDWMGEETKERALDKLEKFTPKIGYPVKWRDYSRLEIDPTNLVGNVRAAALFEFERELGKIGSPIDRDEWFMTPQTINAYYNPGFNEIVFPAAILQFPFFDANRDAAANYGAIGAVIGHEIGHGFDDQGSKFDGDGRLEDWWTEADRAAFEERTASLIEQYNALAPAQVPEHHVNGALTIGENIGDLGGLGIAWKAYLLSLNGEEPPVIDGLTGAERFFLSWAQAWQQKGRDEEVIRLLAIDPHAPNEFRCNQIVRNIDAFYDTFQVGDGDRLWLPPAERVTIW from the coding sequence ATGACGCTCGACTCCGGCATCCGCACCGACGAACTCGACCCGGCCGTCCGTCCGCAGGACGACCTCTTCCGGCACGTGAACGGCAAGTGGCTCGAGGCCACCGAGATTCCCGCCGACAAGGCGCGCTGGGGCTCGTTCATGATCCTCGCCGAGGAGTCGGAGACCGCCGTCCACGAGATCGTCGAGAAGGCGCAGACCGCCGCCGAAGGCACCGAAGAGCGCAAGTTCGGCGACCTGTACACGAGCTTCATGGACGAGGAGCGCATCGACGCTCTCGGCGTGGAGGCGATCCGCGACGAACTGACCTTCGCGGAGGGTGTCGACAGCATCCCGAGCCTGCTTCAGACCGTGGCGAAGCTGGAGCGTCGCGGCCTCGGCGGCTTCTACCAGCTGTTCGTCGACAACGATCCGGGCGACCCGGAGCGCTACCTCGTCTTCCTCGAGCAGGCGGGCATCTCGCTTCCGGACGAGTCGTACTTCCGGGAGGAGCGCTTCGCGCCCGTCCGCGAGGCGTTCGTCGCCCACATCCAGAAGATGTTCGAGCTCGCCGGCTACGACGACGCCCCCGAGCGCGCCCAGCGCGTCTTCGACCTCGAGACCGAGATCGCCGGGAAGCACTGGGACAACGTCGCCTCCCGCGACTCGGAGAAGACGTACAACCTCTACGACTGGGCCGACGCGAAGACCGTGTTCACCGGTGGCGCCGCCGAGGGTCAGAGCGCCGACCTCGACGTCTGGGCGGAGGCGCTGGACGCCCCGCAGGGAGCGCTGGCCGAGGTGGTCCTCCGCCAGCCGTCGTTCACCGCCGGGCTGGCGGAGCTCCTCACCGACGACCGCCTCGAGTCGTGGCGCGACTGGCTGACCTGGCAGGTCATCCACGGCGCCGCTCCGTACCTCTCGGGCGACTTCGTCGAGGCGAACTTCGACTTCTATGGCCGCACCCTGACCGGAACCCCGCAGATGCGCGTGCGCTGGAAGCGCGGCGTATCGCTGGTCGAGGGCGCGATGGGCGAAGCGGTCGGCCGCATCTACGTCGAGAACCACTTCCCGCCGGCCGCCAAGCAGCAGATGGACGAGCTGGTCGCCAATCTGATCGAGGCATACCGCCAGAGCATCCGCACCCTCGACTGGATGGGCGAGGAGACCAAGGAGCGCGCCCTCGACAAGCTCGAGAAGTTCACGCCGAAGATCGGCTACCCCGTGAAGTGGCGTGACTACTCACGCCTCGAGATCGACCCGACGAACCTCGTCGGCAACGTGCGCGCCGCGGCGCTCTTCGAGTTCGAGCGCGAGCTGGGCAAGATCGGCTCGCCGATCGATCGCGACGAGTGGTTCATGACCCCGCAGACGATCAACGCGTACTACAACCCCGGCTTCAACGAGATCGTGTTCCCCGCGGCGATCCTGCAGTTCCCGTTCTTCGACGCCAACCGGGATGCGGCGGCCAACTACGGCGCCATCGGAGCGGTCATCGGGCACGAGATCGGTCACGGCTTCGACGACCAGGGCTCCAAGTTCGACGGTGACGGCCGCCTCGAGGACTGGTGGACGGAGGCCGACCGCGCCGCCTTCGAGGAGCGCACCGCCAGCCTGATCGAGCAGTACAACGCGCTCGCCCCCGCGCAGGTACCCGAACACCATGTGAACGGCGCCCTCACCATCGGCGAGAACATCGGCGACCTCGGCGGTCTGGGCATCGCCTGGAAGGCGTACCTGCTCTCGCTGAACGGCGAGGAGCCGCCCGTGATCGATGGCCTCACCGGCGCCGAGCGCTTCTTCCTGTCCTGGGCCCAGGCCTGGCAGCAGAAGGGCCGCGACGAGGAGGTCATCCGCCTCCTGGCGATCGACCCGCACGCGCCGAACGAGTTCCGCTGCAACCAGATCGTCCGCAACATCGACGCCTTCTACGACACCTTCCAGGTCGGCGACGGCGACCGGCTCTGGCTTCCGCCGGCGGAGCGCGTCACCATCTGGTGA
- a CDS encoding PrsW family glutamic-type intramembrane protease — protein MTIAPSDSSAGQSDAGQSAAGQNEAGWTPPPGWTPPPGWYGDPYDARSLRWWSGAEWTAYTYPVQIQPVQPEKKARPPRKWIGRFGGWIFAASSVFIWLWIFGFSLLFTAIAPHAHDDGPAVLSPFLLVTGAATVAAAILYTMAYRLKPADGLSASRLVIIAGVGGLAATLVAAPINTAINLLGGGTSSHPSGAALVLAGVVEELVKVAAAILLALRLPVKNARIGLFVGGAVGLGFSVIENLSYLQEAFARGQDSPLGFGVFVGTAIGRELTGPFLHPVFTALLTAAVFGATRNGRYRVTLGVVLAYLGVAAAHGMFNGAAWLAQNLPWPAAARGGAILLFDLVFVVASGVTWLLIARRIRRRSDEEAAQQEAAAQQEAADQQAADQRAATNASSPA, from the coding sequence GTGACCATCGCACCGTCCGACAGCTCCGCCGGCCAGTCCGACGCAGGCCAGTCCGCCGCCGGCCAGAATGAGGCCGGCTGGACCCCGCCTCCCGGCTGGACCCCGCCTCCCGGCTGGTACGGCGACCCGTACGACGCGCGCTCGCTGCGCTGGTGGAGCGGGGCGGAGTGGACCGCGTACACGTACCCCGTCCAGATCCAGCCCGTCCAACCGGAGAAGAAGGCGAGGCCGCCGCGCAAGTGGATCGGCCGGTTCGGCGGGTGGATCTTCGCGGCCTCCAGCGTTTTCATCTGGCTCTGGATCTTCGGGTTCAGCCTCCTCTTCACCGCGATCGCGCCGCACGCGCACGACGACGGCCCGGCGGTGCTCTCCCCGTTCCTCCTGGTGACCGGGGCGGCGACCGTGGCCGCCGCCATCCTCTACACGATGGCCTACCGTCTGAAGCCTGCCGACGGACTGTCCGCCTCGCGGCTCGTCATCATCGCGGGGGTCGGCGGCCTGGCGGCGACACTCGTCGCCGCCCCCATCAACACGGCGATCAACCTGCTCGGCGGCGGGACGTCGTCGCACCCGAGCGGAGCGGCCCTCGTGCTCGCCGGCGTGGTGGAGGAGCTGGTCAAGGTGGCCGCGGCCATCCTTCTGGCCCTGCGGCTGCCGGTCAAGAACGCGCGGATCGGCCTGTTCGTCGGCGGCGCGGTCGGACTCGGGTTCAGCGTCATCGAGAACCTCAGCTATCTGCAGGAGGCGTTCGCCCGCGGGCAGGATTCCCCGCTGGGCTTCGGCGTCTTCGTGGGCACGGCGATCGGCAGGGAGCTCACGGGTCCGTTCCTGCACCCGGTGTTCACGGCTCTGCTCACCGCGGCCGTGTTCGGTGCGACGCGCAACGGCCGCTATCGGGTGACGCTCGGGGTCGTCCTGGCGTACCTCGGCGTCGCGGCGGCCCACGGGATGTTCAACGGAGCGGCCTGGCTGGCGCAGAACCTGCCGTGGCCGGCAGCGGCGCGTGGTGGCGCCATCCTGCTGTTCGACCTGGTGTTCGTGGTGGCCAGCGGTGTCACCTGGCTGCTGATCGCCCGGAGGATCCGGCGCAGGTCGGACGAAGAAGCCGCGCAGCAGGAGGCAGCCGCGCAGCAGGAGGCCGCCGACCAGCAGGCGGCGGATCAGCGCGCGGCGACGAACGCATCCTCTCCGGCGTAG
- a CDS encoding NAD-dependent epimerase/dehydratase family protein: MTDTTRTAMIIGGTGQIGSAVARRLAVDGWSVLLAHRGSHTGDTELADLDVTSIRLDRDDTDALLDRARGHDLVLDTVAYEPRHADQLAQLAGDVGSLVVISTGSVYVGADGGYLDVVTGPDDFPRYPIPLRESDPTVDNDKRTYSPLKAAMERRLLAVDDLPVSILRPGAIQGPFSPALREWYFIKRAFDGRRRIVLSDNGTNRFSTSSTVNIAELVALCASQPGKRVLNAVDRDDLSVAEIARIVFRALDHDVEIVAFPGPPIDAVGSTPWTVAHPLLLSMTAATVELGYRQPVTYADAVASTIDWAVREVHAAERREETWEAVFPNLVDRARTDRWFDYAGEDAFVAAR, from the coding sequence ATGACCGACACGACGCGCACCGCCATGATCATCGGCGGCACCGGCCAGATCGGTTCCGCTGTCGCCCGGCGCCTCGCGGTCGACGGGTGGTCGGTGCTGCTTGCGCACCGCGGCAGCCACACCGGAGACACTGAGCTCGCCGACCTGGACGTGACCAGCATCCGGCTGGACCGCGACGACACCGACGCGCTGCTCGACCGGGCGCGCGGCCACGACCTCGTGCTCGACACCGTCGCCTACGAGCCGCGCCACGCCGACCAGCTCGCCCAGTTGGCCGGAGACGTCGGGTCGCTCGTCGTGATCTCGACGGGCTCGGTGTACGTCGGAGCAGACGGCGGGTACCTGGATGTGGTGACCGGGCCGGACGACTTCCCGCGCTATCCCATCCCGCTGCGGGAGAGCGACCCGACCGTCGACAACGACAAACGGACGTACTCGCCGCTCAAAGCCGCGATGGAGCGTCGGCTGCTCGCGGTCGACGACCTGCCGGTCAGCATCCTGCGCCCTGGCGCCATCCAGGGGCCGTTCAGCCCCGCGCTCCGCGAGTGGTACTTCATCAAGCGCGCCTTCGACGGCCGGCGGCGCATCGTGCTCTCCGACAACGGGACCAACCGGTTCAGCACCTCATCGACCGTGAACATCGCGGAACTGGTGGCCCTGTGCGCGTCGCAGCCCGGCAAGCGGGTGCTGAACGCGGTGGACCGCGACGACCTCAGCGTCGCCGAGATCGCGCGGATCGTGTTCCGTGCGCTCGATCACGACGTCGAGATCGTCGCGTTCCCCGGGCCCCCGATCGATGCGGTCGGCAGCACCCCGTGGACGGTCGCGCACCCGCTGCTGCTGAGCATGACGGCGGCGACCGTCGAGCTCGGCTACCGGCAGCCGGTGACGTACGCCGATGCCGTGGCGTCGACGATCGACTGGGCCGTGCGCGAGGTGCACGCCGCCGAGCGCCGCGAGGAGACGTGGGAGGCGGTCTTCCCGAACCTCGTCGACCGGGCGCGCACCGATCGCTGGTTCGACTACGCCGGAGAGGATGCGTTCGTCGCCGCGCGCTGA
- a CDS encoding DUF2156 domain-containing protein codes for MSDADTDRTTSTPPSAATSDPSAATSEGTAHESSEQRGDGFERMLTRYGRIAPASIALAVVALATSIVTGTLWSAATVGGDALVWAAGVTTTIRAGFWWTPFTALFVPEDLAQTIIAVVLALTVMAAAERLIGTARTVLAFLVTGVLGIALGVLLQWGAANVGELWATATEFDFTLDPTVGIVGTLITASAFASALWRRRIRLLTFAVVLVFVLYNGDQNNVYRLIAALLGLGLGVVLRRGGLRRLHRSSHAETRTLVAAVIAITAFGPLLALLPPGGFGPLSFVAALFERPEVDVAAVMARCDVSYTSNCRSQLLMVSVQGPGPLLLSILPLALLLLTAIGLRRGRRFALILGIAVNAAMLLLPFTALGGDIDLDVQSIEALAPALEVLLWLLAALIVPIASIALLIATRRQFQIRSPREAAVRFAIIVFCTFALLALAYLIAGLASLTEFVPDATVADVFSSALRRFVPAGFLSLLGTPIVPTSPIVLVLYHWVGPMFWIVFIFATLQLYRATFTGRTVADEEHFRSLLRQGGGGTLGFMGTWPGNVYWFSSDGESAIAYRVINGIAITLSDPVCRPERAERTIAEFVQFCDANSWTPVFYSIHGEYLPVFDALGWPTMSVGEETLMHPQTFDLVGKPWQKVRQAHNRGVKARISTLWTTWDDLSPLIQTQITAVSEQWVSEKELPEMGFTLGGVDELKDPDVRLYLAFDPEGGLQAVTSWLPSWRDGRVVGYTIDFMRRADGSMSGIMEFIIASAAQHMRDEGIEVLSLSGAPLATKPVDDTDADEPTTMDRLLAFLARTLEPAYGFASLFSFKSKFNPTYETIYMAYPDPVALPAIGNAIGKAYLPDANAREYVALARTLIR; via the coding sequence ATGAGCGACGCAGACACCGACCGGACGACGTCGACGCCCCCGAGCGCCGCCACGTCCGACCCGAGCGCCGCCACGTCCGAGGGGACGGCGCACGAGTCCTCCGAGCAGCGCGGCGACGGCTTCGAGCGGATGCTGACCCGCTACGGGCGCATCGCACCGGCCAGCATCGCGCTGGCGGTGGTGGCGCTCGCCACATCCATCGTCACGGGGACGCTGTGGAGCGCCGCGACCGTCGGCGGTGACGCGCTCGTCTGGGCGGCCGGCGTCACCACGACCATCCGGGCCGGCTTCTGGTGGACCCCGTTCACAGCGCTCTTCGTGCCGGAGGACCTCGCGCAGACGATCATCGCGGTCGTGCTCGCCCTCACGGTGATGGCCGCGGCGGAACGACTGATCGGCACGGCCCGCACCGTCCTCGCCTTCCTGGTGACCGGGGTGCTCGGCATCGCGCTCGGTGTGCTGCTGCAGTGGGGCGCCGCGAATGTCGGCGAGCTGTGGGCGACCGCCACCGAGTTCGACTTCACGCTCGACCCGACGGTCGGCATCGTCGGGACGCTGATCACGGCGAGCGCGTTCGCCAGCGCGCTGTGGCGCAGGCGCATCCGGCTGCTCACCTTCGCGGTCGTGCTCGTCTTCGTGCTCTACAACGGCGACCAGAACAACGTCTACCGGCTCATCGCAGCTCTTCTCGGTCTCGGCCTGGGCGTTGTGCTCCGCCGCGGCGGCCTCCGTCGACTGCACCGCAGCTCGCACGCGGAGACGCGCACCCTGGTCGCCGCCGTCATCGCCATCACGGCGTTCGGCCCGCTGCTCGCCCTCCTCCCTCCCGGCGGGTTCGGTCCGCTCTCGTTCGTCGCCGCGCTGTTCGAGCGCCCCGAGGTGGATGTCGCCGCCGTCATGGCGCGCTGCGACGTCTCGTACACGAGCAACTGCCGCAGTCAGCTGCTCATGGTGTCGGTGCAGGGACCCGGACCGCTGCTCCTCTCGATCCTTCCGCTGGCCCTGCTGCTCCTCACCGCCATCGGCCTGCGCCGCGGCCGCCGGTTCGCCCTGATCCTCGGCATCGCGGTCAACGCGGCGATGCTGCTGCTGCCGTTCACCGCGCTCGGCGGCGACATCGACCTGGATGTGCAGAGCATCGAGGCTCTCGCCCCCGCCCTCGAGGTGCTGCTGTGGCTGCTGGCCGCCCTGATCGTTCCGATCGCGTCGATCGCGCTGCTGATCGCCACCCGCCGGCAGTTTCAGATCCGGTCGCCCCGCGAGGCCGCCGTCCGCTTCGCGATCATCGTCTTCTGCACCTTCGCGCTGCTCGCCCTGGCCTACCTGATCGCCGGGCTCGCCTCCCTCACCGAGTTCGTGCCGGACGCCACCGTCGCCGACGTGTTCTCCTCGGCGCTGCGTCGCTTCGTCCCGGCGGGCTTCCTGTCGCTGCTCGGCACCCCGATCGTGCCGACGTCACCGATCGTGCTCGTGCTCTACCACTGGGTCGGTCCGATGTTCTGGATCGTGTTCATCTTCGCCACGCTGCAGCTGTACCGCGCGACGTTCACCGGCCGCACCGTGGCCGACGAGGAGCACTTCCGGTCGCTGCTGCGCCAGGGCGGCGGCGGGACGCTCGGCTTCATGGGCACCTGGCCGGGCAACGTCTACTGGTTCAGCTCCGACGGCGAGTCCGCGATCGCCTACCGGGTCATCAACGGGATCGCGATCACCCTCTCCGACCCGGTGTGTCGGCCGGAGAGGGCGGAGCGGACCATCGCCGAGTTCGTCCAGTTCTGCGACGCGAACAGCTGGACGCCGGTCTTCTACAGCATCCACGGCGAGTACCTCCCGGTCTTCGACGCGCTCGGCTGGCCGACGATGTCCGTCGGCGAGGAGACGCTGATGCATCCGCAGACCTTCGACCTGGTGGGCAAGCCCTGGCAGAAGGTGCGGCAGGCGCACAACCGCGGCGTCAAGGCGCGCATCTCGACGCTCTGGACGACCTGGGACGACCTGTCGCCGCTCATCCAGACGCAGATCACGGCCGTCAGCGAGCAGTGGGTCTCTGAGAAGGAGCTGCCCGAGATGGGATTCACGCTCGGCGGCGTCGACGAGCTCAAGGATCCGGATGTCCGGCTGTACCTCGCCTTCGACCCGGAGGGCGGTCTCCAAGCCGTCACCAGCTGGCTGCCGAGCTGGCGGGACGGTCGTGTGGTCGGCTACACGATCGACTTCATGCGACGCGCGGACGGCTCGATGTCCGGAATCATGGAGTTCATCATCGCCTCGGCCGCGCAGCACATGCGCGACGAGGGCATCGAGGTGCTGAGCCTGTCGGGCGCACCGCTCGCCACGAAGCCTGTCGACGATACCGATGCGGACGAGCCGACGACGATGGACCGGCTCCTCGCGTTCCTCGCACGCACCCTCGAGCCGGCCTACGGGTTCGCCTCCCTGTTCTCGTTCAAGAGCAAGTTCAACCCGACCTACGAGACCATCTACATGGCCTACCCGGACCCGGTCGCGCTCCCGGCGATCGGCAACGCGATCGGCAAGGCGTACCTGCCGGACGCGAATGCGCGCGAGTACGTCGCGCTCGCGCGCACGCTCATCCGCTAG
- a CDS encoding glycine--tRNA ligase has product MAAPSRLDSVITLAQHRGFVFPSGEIYGGTRSAWDYGPLGVELKENIKREWWNSFVRGRGDMVGLDSAIILPTAVWEASGHVQVFSDPLTESLITHKRYRADHLFEAYEAEHGHPPANGLDDIPDPDHPDKVGQWTPIRQFSGLMKTYLGVVDDESGLHYMRPETAQGIFTDFASVLQTSRKKPPFGIGQIGKAFRNEITPGNFIFRTREFEQMEIEYFVEPGTDEEWFETWIDLAWEWFTDLGIKPDNIRRFEHPKESLAHYSKRTIDIEYRFEFVGSEWGELMGVANRTDFDLKTHIEHSGKDLSYFDQNKNERYVPFVIEPSFGLTRALMAFLVDAYDEEQVPNAKGGTDKRTVLRLDPRLAPVKVAVLPLSRNEALSPLARGLADRLRKRRNVDFDDSGAIGRRYRRQDEIGTPLAVTVDFDSLEDDAVTVRDRDTMQQERIPLEGLDRYLAERLREI; this is encoded by the coding sequence ATGGCCGCACCGTCGAGACTGGATTCCGTCATCACGCTGGCTCAGCACCGTGGATTCGTCTTCCCCTCCGGAGAGATCTACGGCGGAACCCGGTCGGCGTGGGACTACGGTCCCCTCGGCGTGGAGCTGAAGGAGAACATCAAGCGCGAGTGGTGGAACTCCTTCGTGCGCGGCCGCGGCGACATGGTGGGCCTCGACTCGGCCATCATCCTGCCGACCGCCGTGTGGGAGGCGTCCGGTCACGTTCAGGTGTTCAGCGACCCGCTGACCGAGTCGCTCATCACCCACAAGCGCTACCGTGCCGACCACCTGTTCGAGGCGTACGAGGCCGAGCACGGCCACCCGCCGGCGAACGGCCTCGACGACATCCCGGACCCGGATCACCCGGACAAGGTCGGCCAGTGGACGCCGATCCGGCAGTTCTCGGGCCTCATGAAGACCTACCTCGGCGTCGTCGACGACGAGTCCGGCCTGCACTACATGCGCCCGGAGACGGCGCAGGGCATCTTCACCGACTTCGCCTCGGTGCTGCAGACCTCGCGCAAGAAGCCGCCGTTCGGCATCGGCCAGATCGGCAAGGCGTTCCGCAACGAGATCACGCCGGGCAACTTCATCTTCCGCACCCGCGAGTTCGAGCAGATGGAGATCGAGTACTTCGTCGAACCGGGCACGGACGAGGAGTGGTTCGAGACCTGGATCGACCTCGCCTGGGAGTGGTTCACCGATCTGGGCATCAAGCCGGACAACATCCGCCGGTTCGAGCACCCCAAGGAGTCGCTGGCGCACTACTCGAAGCGGACCATCGACATCGAGTACCGGTTCGAGTTCGTCGGCAGCGAGTGGGGCGAGCTCATGGGCGTCGCCAACCGCACCGACTTCGACCTGAAGACGCACATCGAGCACTCGGGCAAAGACCTGAGCTACTTCGACCAGAACAAGAACGAGCGCTACGTGCCCTTCGTGATCGAGCCGTCGTTCGGTCTGACGCGCGCGCTCATGGCGTTCCTCGTCGACGCGTACGACGAGGAGCAGGTGCCGAACGCCAAGGGCGGCACCGACAAGCGCACGGTGCTGCGCCTCGACCCGCGCCTCGCGCCGGTCAAGGTCGCCGTTCTGCCGCTCTCGCGCAACGAGGCCTTGTCCCCGCTCGCCCGCGGTCTCGCAGACCGGCTCCGCAAGCGCCGCAACGTCGACTTCGACGACTCGGGCGCGATCGGACGCCGGTACCGTCGGCAGGACGAGATCGGAACCCCGCTCGCGGTGACGGTCGACTTCGACTCGCTCGAGGACGACGCCGTGACCGTCCGTGACCGCGACACGATGCAGCAGGAGCGCATCCCGCTCGAGGGACTCGACCGCTACCTGGCCGAACGACTCCGCGAGATCTGA
- a CDS encoding GNAT family protein has product MSDEEATTTAVIPPHGATGLPYAAEQLRTERLLLRPLNTGDLEDVHAYQKLKDVVRYLYWEVHDHDESAEHLRKRIAMNRLAENGDGIVFAVELADAEGGRGRVIGDISLFLKNATWGKFEMGWVFHPAVHGAGYATEAAQRVLELCFDTLGAHRVFAQLDARNDASARLCERLGMRQEALLRETEIFKGEWSDTAVYAILEQEFRSAR; this is encoded by the coding sequence GTGAGCGACGAAGAAGCCACCACGACCGCCGTCATCCCGCCGCACGGCGCGACCGGCCTGCCCTACGCCGCCGAGCAGCTGCGCACCGAACGCCTGCTGCTCCGCCCGCTGAACACGGGCGACCTGGAGGACGTGCACGCCTACCAGAAGCTGAAGGACGTCGTCCGCTACCTCTACTGGGAGGTGCACGACCACGACGAGTCGGCGGAGCACCTGCGCAAGCGGATCGCCATGAACCGCCTGGCCGAGAACGGCGACGGCATCGTCTTCGCCGTCGAGCTGGCCGACGCTGAGGGCGGCCGTGGCCGCGTGATCGGCGACATCAGCCTCTTCCTGAAGAACGCGACCTGGGGCAAGTTCGAGATGGGCTGGGTCTTCCACCCCGCCGTCCACGGCGCCGGCTACGCGACCGAGGCGGCCCAGCGGGTGCTCGAGCTCTGCTTCGACACCCTCGGCGCCCACCGCGTCTTCGCCCAGCTCGACGCCCGCAACGACGCATCCGCCCGCCTGTGCGAGCGTCTCGGGATGCGCCAGGAGGCCCTCCTGCGCGAGACCGAGATCTTCAAGGGCGAGTGGTCCGACACCGCCGTCTACGCGATCCTCGAGCAGGAGTTCCGCTCGGCGCGGTGA